The sequence TCGTGGAAAAAGAAATTTCGGGCTGGGAGACGAACGAACTCCACAAGATAGGGTGGAAGGCCTCCCCGACCGGGGAGATGTTCTTCGACAACTGCAAGGTGCCCAAGAACAACGAGATGATGGTGCTGGTGCAGAGGGCCTTCGAACAGGGAGGACTCCCCGTATCCGAGGGCTACATGAAGCTCTTGACCTCCGTTTCCCCCGTCACGGCCATGCTCACCATGCCCAGAGCGGGGATGTGCCTGATGTCGGTGGGGATAGCGGAAGCCGCTTTCGAGAAGGCCGTGGAATATGCCAAGGTGCGTGTACAATTCGGGAAGCCCATCGGTAAGTTCCAACTGATTCAGGAGATGCTCTACAAGATGAACGTACTGATAGAGACGGCTAGGTTGCTGGGATACAGGGCAGTATACGCCATCACCAAGGGAGATCCGGATGCCAGGAGGCTCTCCGCCATGGCGAAAGCATATGGTGGAGAGGCAGCGGTGAAGGTAACCTACATGGCCATGCAGATCTTCGGGGGACTGGGACTTTCTGAGGAGATGCCCTTGGAGAGGTACTTCCGTGATGCTAGGATGCAGACGGTCCCAGATGGAACCACCGAGATCATGAAGCTGATCACGGGATACTCCATCCTAGGAAAGGGCTTTTCTGCCTACGCCTGAAACATCTTATTTTTTTTCTTCCCCTGTTTTCCCCCCTCGAGGTAGCAAAAGTTAAATAAGCAAAGGGCGGTATAAGTTGTAAATTTTTTGGCCTGGGGAAAAAGTGATCGAAATAAGGTTCCACGGGAGGGGTGGACAGGGGGCTGTTACGGCGGCCCGCATGTTAGCGGAAGCCGCCTTTTTAGAAGGTAAATATGCTCAGGCCTTTCCCTTCTTCGGGGCGGAGAGAAGGGGAGCACCCGTGGTTTCCTTCGCGAGGATCGATACCAAACCCGTGAGGATAAGGAGTCAGATCTATGAGCCGGATCACGTGGTGGTGCTCGATAGCACCCTGCTCAAGACCGTCAACGTCACGGAGGGTCTAAAGCCAGGAGGTCTCTTGGTTGTGAACGCCAAGCAAAATCCGAAGCTGAGTGCTGGGAGGACGGTTTGGGTGGATGCCACCTCCATAGCAGTGGAGGAAATAGGGGCGCCCATTACCAACATGGCCATGCTGGGAGCCTATGTGAGGGCTTCGGGGGAAGTGAGCTTGGAGTCGGTTCTTACCGTGGTGGGAAGGTACTTCAAGGGAAAGCTGGGGGAGAGGAACCTGAGGGCCATAAGGAGGGCCTACGAGGAGGCGAGGGAATGAAGCTACTGCCAGGAATAGTGATAGATAGACCCGGAAGCAGTGTGGAATATTTGACCTCCGGATGGAGGTACCTACGTCCGGTGAGGGAGAGGAAAACCGCTCCTTGTGTTTCCGCCTGTCCGATAGAAAACGACATCCCTAGGATCCTTTGGTTGGTTAAAAGGGGAAGACTGGAGGAAGCTTGGAAGACCCTCAAGTCGACCAACCCCTTTCCCTCGATATGCGGGAGGGTGTGTTATCGTTTTTGTGAAGGGGCTTGCAACAGGAAGGATTTCGATGAGGCCATAGCCGTGAGGAGCGTGGAGCGTTTCCTGGGAGATCTCGGAAGGGAAAAGGGCTGGAGGGTGGAGCCGGGAAGGGCCACTGGACATTCGGTGGCGATAGTCGGTGGTGGTCCTTCAGGTCTCTCCTGCGCCTACCATTTGAGACTCAGGGGGCATGAGGTGAGGATCTTCGAAGCCAAGGAAAAGGAGGGTGGTTTGATGGCCTGGGGTATCTCGGAGGAACTCCTCCCCAGGGAGGTCCTGGAGGAAGAACTCTCCCTCCTAAGGGGGATGGGGGTGGAGGTGGAGAGGAGGGAGGTGAAGGGGAGGGGAGAGCTCAAGGGCTATGGGGCGTTGGTGTTGGCTACGGGGAGGAGCCCCCTTCCCGAAGGGTTGGCGGAAGGACTGAAAAGGAAGGGGGAAAAGGTGGAAGGGGACAAATGGGGGAGGACGGAGATAGGAGGACTTTTCGTTACGGGTGAGCTGGCGGCAGGGGTAAGGAGGGGGGTGGCCTGGGCCATAGGCTCTGGAAGGAGGACGGCCTTAGCAGTGGATGCTTTCCTCAAGGGTAGGGAGGTGGAGGAAGAAGGGGTGCCGCCCATCCTCGGTCTGGAGGAGATCAGACTGGACTACTTCAACTTTTCTCCTAGGGTGGGAGGGAGGGAAGGTCCCTCTTCGGAGGAAGAAGTGGAGGCGGAGGCTGGAAGGTGCTTCAGTTGTGGCATGTGCAACGGATGTGATAATTGCTGGATTTTCTGTCCGGAGGGATGTATCGTGAAGGAGGGGGAAACCGAATACAGGACGGATGAGAACTATTGTAAGGGATGCGGGATCTGTGCCCAAGAATGCCCTAGGGGCGTGATAAGGATGGAGGAGGAGGGATGAAGCTATTACTCAACGGAAACGAGGCCGCGGCCTTGGCGGCCAAGCTCGCTAGGGTTCAAGTGATTTCCGCCTATCCCATCACCCCCCAGACGGTGGTGGTGGAAACCCTAGCCAAGTACGTGGCCGATGGGGAGTTGGATGCCGAGTTCGTGAAGGTGGAATCGGAGCATAGTGCCTTGAGCGTTTGCTTGGGTGCCTCCGCCGCGGGTGCAAGGGCCTTCACCGCCACCTCCTCCCAGGGTCTCATGCTGATGAGTGAAATCCTGTACGTGGTCTCGGGCATGAGGCTTCCGGTGGTGATGGCCAATGCCAATCGTTCCCTCTCCGCCCCCCTGAGTATCTGGAACGATCAGCAGGATTCCCTCTCGGTCAGAGACAGTGGCTGGATCCAGCTCTACTGTGAGAACAACCAGGAGATCCTCGATCTCCTTCTCCAGGCCTTCCTCTTGGCGGAGCGCATTTCCCTGCCCGCGATGGTTTGCTACGATGGGTACATCCTTTCCCACACGGCCGAGGCCGTGGAGGTACCAGAACAGGCTGAGGTGGATGCCTTCCTTCCCCCCTATTCTCCGGCTTTCAAGTTGGATCCTTCCCGCCCCCTCACGATGGGTCCCGTGGGAGTACCGGAGGTTTACATGGAGGCAAGGTATCTACAGCATCGTGACATGCGAAGGGCTAAAGAGGAATTCGTGAGGGTGACGGAAGAATTCCGGAGGAGGTTCGGGAGGAAATACGGAATTCTGGAGGAGTATAGGACGGAAGATGCTGAGCTCCTCCTCTTCACGATGGGATCCTTGATGGGAACGGTCAGGGAGGCGGTGGACAGGTGCAGGGAAAAGGGGGAAAAGGTGGGGGCGGTGAAGCTCACCCTCTACCGCCCCTTCCCGGAACAGGAGGTCGTGAGGGCACTCTCTAGGGGTAAGGTGGTGGGGATACTCGAGAAAGATATCTCCACAGGATGGATGGGTGCCCTCTATACGGATACCGTGGCTGCCTTCGCGAACGAGTCCAAGAGACCCCTTTTCCAGAACTTCATCTTGGGTTTGGGGAGTAGGGATGTGAGGGTGGAAGATGTGGAAGGGATCGTGGCGAGGCTCAAGAAGGTGGTGGAGGAAGGAAGGGTGGAAGAAAACCCCTGTTGGATAGGGGTAAAGAAGGAGCTGGTGGAATGATACCCGAAGAAGAGCTTCTGGCACCAGGACATCGTGCCTGTCCTGGATGTGGTGAGGTCATGGCCCTCAGGTGGATCCTGAAGGCCTTGGGGAGGGAGATAATCGTGGTGCAGGCCACCGGTTGTATGGAGGTCACCACCACTCCCTATCCCCAGACTTCTTGGAGGGTCCCCTGGATTCACGGGGCCTTCGAGAACGCGGCTGCCATCGCCTCGGGGGTGGAGGTGGCCCTCAAGAGGCTGGGGAGGAAGGGGGTGAAGGTGGTGGCCATAGCGGGGGACGGGGGGACGGCAGACATAGGGCTCCAGGCCCTTTCCGGAATGATGGAGAGGGGACACAACGTGCTCTATGTGTGCACCGACAATGAGGCCTACATGAACACGGGCATACAGAGGAGCGGGACCACCCCCTTCGGTGCTTGGACCACCACCACCCCTGCGGGAAAACTCTGGAAGGGAGAGGATAGGCCCAAAAAGGATGTACCTTCCATAGCTTTGGCCCACCGCATTCCCTATGTGGCCACTGCCTCCGTGGGATATCCCAAGGATCTCTTCTGGAAGGTGAGGAAGGCGGCGAGCGTGGAGGGACCCTCCTATCTCCATGTCCACTGTCCTTGCCCCACCGGTTGGAGACACGATTCCTCCCTTACGGTGAGGATAGCGAGGTTGGCCGTAGAGACGGGTTGTTGGATCCTCTGGGAGGCCGAGGGGGGGAGGATCAAGTTAACCTTCAGACCGAAGCGGAGGAAGCCCGTGAGGGAGTACCTCAGGCTCCAGGGGAGGTTCTCCCATCTGACGGAAGAGGAGGTGGAGAGGATTCAGAGGGAAGTGGATGAACGCTGCAGGGAGCTGAATTTGGGCTGGTATGGATAATCTATGAGCCCACGAAGATGGGACGGAGGGAAAGCCTCCTGGGGAGGGTTAGGGGACGGTGTGGGAAGCCTTCACACTTCTTCCTTATTTCCTCCGCCAGCTCCTCCACCCCATACTCCCTCACTTCCGAACCCCTCACCCTCACGGAAAGCTTCCCGCTCTCCATTTCCCTGTTCCCCACCACTGCTATGTAGGGAATCCACTCCCTCTCCGCCTCCCTGATCTTTCTCGCCACAGTCCAATCCCTATCGTCTACGTCGGCCCTCACCCCTTTCCCTTCTAGGAATTCCGCATCCCCAAGGCAGCGCTCCAAGTGACGGTCCCCCACGGGAATCAGCCTGACCTGTGTGGGGGAGAGCCAGAGGGGAAGGGAGGGGGGTTTTCCCTCCCTCCTCATCCTCTCCGCGTTCTCGAGTAGGGCATAGATCCAGCGTTCTATGGATCCCATGGAGGAATGGAGGATCACGCATCCCTTCTTCTTTCCCTGGTCGTCCGTGTAGAGGATCCCATACCTCTCGGAATCTTCCAGATCGAGCTGGACGGTGGAGAGCTGGGAGTTCCCTCCCTCCGGATCCAAGAACTGGAGCTCGTGCTTCATCACCCAGTAATGCTTCCTTCCAGGCAGGAGCTCCAAGAGCGCCGGTCTTCCCTCTTCCCTCACCAACTCCAGAATGAAGTTCCTGTGTTCTAGGTAGAATTCCTCCACCACCCTGAAGACCAACGCGTAGGGAAGACCCATCCTACGGACGGGTTCCAAAAAGAGACGGAAGAGGAGCTTGTACTCCTCTAGGGCCTGGGGGAGATCGGAACAGAAGCAATGGAGGTCGGGCATGGTGAAGGAACGGAGGCGTTTGAGTCCCACGCATTCCCCGCTCTGCTCCAACCTGAAGGAGGGGGAGAGCTCGAAGACCCTGAGGGGAAGCTGTCGGTAGCTGAGCTGGGCTTCCTTCATCATCCTGAAGAGGCCGAAATCACCTGCAAACCTCAGCAGGAGGGTCTTACCGGGAAGCTTGATCCTGTAATCCTTAGCCAGGAACTTGGCCGCCTGCGCACCTATATCCTTCTCTTCCAGCCTGTAGAGGAGGGGTGTCTGGATGAAGAGGGCCCCCACGCTTCTAGCCAGTTGGGCGGCATAATCCTCGAGCAGGGATTTCAATAGTTCACCCTTTGGATAGAAGCGGAAATGCCCCACATCGCTTGCCGGTTCGTAATCCACCAGCTCCAACCTCCGCATGAGGTGCAGGTGAGCTGGTTCCTCCCCTCTTCCCCCCCTTTCCGCGAGCAGGTATTGTTTTAGGAAGGGATTTCCTTCCAGGAGCTTGCAGGCTTCGAGCCTTTCCGGATCCACCCTCTCCTCCCTCCCGTCGGGGGAGAGAACCCTCAGCTCCCCCCCCTCCTCCCTCTCGCTGGAAAGGGGGGCGGGCTCGGGCGAGATGGTTCTCGAGAGTTCGCTCAAGGGATGTCCTTTACATCGGAGGGTGAAGGCCTTGTACCATCCGAAGGGGACATGGAGGACTTCGAGTCCCTTCTCGGTGAGTTTCTCCCTGAGTCCCTTCAGGATCCTCAGGGCAATGTCGGGGGAGGAAAGGGAGGGACTGAGGTGGGCATAGGGATAGACCGCCACCCTCCCCACCCCCAGTTTTTTGCATAGGTCCAGGATTTCCTCCGAGGCCTTGGAGATAACCACCTCTGGATTCCTACCATCCTCCTCCTCCACCGCTGTGAAGGCCACCAGCACTTCTTCCACCCTTCCCTCCCCCTTTCCTTCCTCCACCTCCTCCGCCATCGGGGTGGGCTGGAGGGCCTTGAATTCCAGGAAATCGGCGTGGATGAGGAGCAGACGCATCCGGCTGGAGTCTTCCGGGAGGGATATTTACTTATCGCTCCAAACCACGGAGGAGGTGGAAGGACGGAAAAAAGGGTGATAAGGGCGGAGTGCCTTTCCTGTGGCTACGAGGACTACCGGATGTCCTCCCTCGGTCTCGGAGAG comes from Candidatus Hadarchaeales archaeon and encodes:
- a CDS encoding acyl-CoA dehydrogenase family protein, translating into MDFELTEEQRMFKETLREFLNKEFPESYVNKRDAQGPLTREEAIQIMKKFKSIGIGLDPENIRMMMDPMIFCIFAEEVGRVWPSLLPLFGMGAIPALFAPFADEDVKDRILRRMERCEFIGCFAETEPEAGCDTSNIKTTAKLEGDHYVINGRKTWISNAPIADTAWVGAKDLETGAETFFLVEKEISGWETNELHKIGWKASPTGEMFFDNCKVPKNNEMMVLVQRAFEQGGLPVSEGYMKLLTSVSPVTAMLTMPRAGMCLMSVGIAEAAFEKAVEYAKVRVQFGKPIGKFQLIQEMLYKMNVLIETARLLGYRAVYAITKGDPDARRLSAMAKAYGGEAAVKVTYMAMQIFGGLGLSEEMPLERYFRDARMQTVPDGTTEIMKLITGYSILGKGFSAYA
- a CDS encoding pyruvate ferredoxin oxidoreductase subunit gamma; amino-acid sequence: MIEIRFHGRGGQGAVTAARMLAEAAFLEGKYAQAFPFFGAERRGAPVVSFARIDTKPVRIRSQIYEPDHVVVLDSTLLKTVNVTEGLKPGGLLVVNAKQNPKLSAGRTVWVDATSIAVEEIGAPITNMAMLGAYVRASGEVSLESVLTVVGRYFKGKLGERNLRAIRRAYEEARE
- a CDS encoding FAD-dependent oxidoreductase, whose product is MKLLPGIVIDRPGSSVEYLTSGWRYLRPVRERKTAPCVSACPIENDIPRILWLVKRGRLEEAWKTLKSTNPFPSICGRVCYRFCEGACNRKDFDEAIAVRSVERFLGDLGREKGWRVEPGRATGHSVAIVGGGPSGLSCAYHLRLRGHEVRIFEAKEKEGGLMAWGISEELLPREVLEEELSLLRGMGVEVERREVKGRGELKGYGALVLATGRSPLPEGLAEGLKRKGEKVEGDKWGRTEIGGLFVTGELAAGVRRGVAWAIGSGRRTALAVDAFLKGREVEEEGVPPILGLEEIRLDYFNFSPRVGGREGPSSEEEVEAEAGRCFSCGMCNGCDNCWIFCPEGCIVKEGETEYRTDENYCKGCGICAQECPRGVIRMEEEG
- the porB gene encoding pyruvate synthase subunit PorB; the protein is MIPEEELLAPGHRACPGCGEVMALRWILKALGREIIVVQATGCMEVTTTPYPQTSWRVPWIHGAFENAAAIASGVEVALKRLGRKGVKVVAIAGDGGTADIGLQALSGMMERGHNVLYVCTDNEAYMNTGIQRSGTTPFGAWTTTTPAGKLWKGEDRPKKDVPSIALAHRIPYVATASVGYPKDLFWKVRKAASVEGPSYLHVHCPCPTGWRHDSSLTVRIARLAVETGCWILWEAEGGRIKLTFRPKRRKPVREYLRLQGRFSHLTEEEVERIQREVDERCRELNLGWYG
- a CDS encoding threonine--tRNA ligase, whose amino-acid sequence is MRLLLIHADFLEFKALQPTPMAEEVEEGKGEGRVEEVLVAFTAVEEEDGRNPEVVISKASEEILDLCKKLGVGRVAVYPYAHLSPSLSSPDIALRILKGLREKLTEKGLEVLHVPFGWYKAFTLRCKGHPLSELSRTISPEPAPLSSEREEGGELRVLSPDGREERVDPERLEACKLLEGNPFLKQYLLAERGGRGEEPAHLHLMRRLELVDYEPASDVGHFRFYPKGELLKSLLEDYAAQLARSVGALFIQTPLLYRLEEKDIGAQAAKFLAKDYRIKLPGKTLLLRFAGDFGLFRMMKEAQLSYRQLPLRVFELSPSFRLEQSGECVGLKRLRSFTMPDLHCFCSDLPQALEEYKLLFRLFLEPVRRMGLPYALVFRVVEEFYLEHRNFILELVREEGRPALLELLPGRKHYWVMKHELQFLDPEGGNSQLSTVQLDLEDSERYGILYTDDQGKKKGCVILHSSMGSIERWIYALLENAERMRREGKPPSLPLWLSPTQVRLIPVGDRHLERCLGDAEFLEGKGVRADVDDRDWTVARKIREAEREWIPYIAVVGNREMESGKLSVRVRGSEVREYGVEELAEEIRKKCEGFPHRPLTLPRRLSLRPIFVGS